Genomic segment of Chloroflexota bacterium:
CGCACGACGATATGGCTCTTACGCATGGAACCTCCTCCCAACTCTGAGTAGGAATGGACAACTCAATTCGCTGTAGGGGCGACCGGCGGTCGCCCCTACAGTTATGTAAATATATGCGTTACCCAGAAGCCCCCCGACTTCCGGTCATCCCGGATGCTATTCGATCAGATACCCCGCCTCCCGAAGGGCCGCTTGAGCCGCCTCCAGGCGGGCCGGATCGTCGGCCTCCAGCGTGTGGAGATGGACGCCCTCGGTCAGCTCGCTCAGCAGATGCGCGCCGGTCTCATGCAGCTGCTCCATGAAGGCGTAGACGTCCGACCGGCTGCTGTGCATCAACTGTCCCCTCACCTCGCCATAGATGGGGTGCTCCACGATCACGTCGATCACGGTGACCCCGGCATCGACGAGACGCTCCAGCTCGTCCTGGGTCTGCTCCGGCGTGTGACGCACGGCGACCACCGTACGGGCCCGGGCATGTTCGCGCGCGGGCAGCCAGATATAGCCACGAGCCGTGGCCATGATGGGATGTCCGGCCGCGCGCAGCACGCTGATGTCCTGAACGATGATCTGGCGGCTGACGCCGAAGCGCTCCGCCAGAGCGCGGCCCGGCACCGGCCCCCCGGCCGCCTGCAGATAGGCGAGGATCTCCTGCCGCCGTGCTTGCGTGTCCATCTCCACTCCCAAAGTGCTCACTCAAGGACACCCCAGGCAAACATCGTGGCTCATCTCATAATCGCTTCGCTCATATTTTTCTCGTCTTCTCCCTGCCTGGCTGGGGCTTTGGCCAGTGGCCTTCGGCCCCACGGGGCAGGTGAGGGGCTGAAAATAGAGTCCTTCGGAGGGGCTACCGCCCCTCCGAGCCACCCCAGAGATGCAAAGCCACGCTTCCGTATCGCTTAAGTTGATACCAATGGGGCGACCGGCCAGTTGCCCCCACAGTGTTATGCAAAGACGCTCGCACGTTTTCGTCGCGTATGCCCATACGAGCGACACGCTTAAATTGATTGATGCCTATAGGGCTGTAGCCGCTGC
This window contains:
- a CDS encoding transcription repressor NadR, with protein sequence MDTQARRQEILAYLQAAGGPVPGRALAERFGVSRQIIVQDISVLRAAGHPIMATARGYIWLPAREHARARTVVAVRHTPEQTQDELERLVDAGVTVIDVIVEHPIYGEVRGQLMHSSRSDVYAFMEQLHETGAHLLSELTEGVHLHTLEADDPARLEAAQAALREAGYLIE